The following nucleotide sequence is from Prosthecobacter dejongeii.
GTTTCTTTGGATGATGCGGTACGGCCTTTGAGCAATGCGGAAGACATCGTGGCCATCTCCGCGCGTTTGTTAGGCCAGCATCTCCGGGTGGACCGCTGTGCTTACGCAGACATTGAGGCCGATGAAGATACGATGAATATCCTCGGGGATTATACCTGTGGGGTGGGGAGTATCATTGGTCGTTATACCTTCACCCAGTTTGGATCGCATGTCCTCGCCCTCATGCGGGCGAATGAGGCCTACGTCGTGGAGGACATCTTCACGCACGAGCCAGCCCCGGAAGGCACTCAATCTTATGAAAATGGGCAGATCCGCGCTGTGATCTGCGTGCCACTGCACAAAGATGGCAAACTGGTGGCCTCCATGGCCGTGCACATGAATGGGCCACGCCGCTGGACAGCGGAGGAAGTCTCACTCACTCAACATGTGGCCAACCGCTGCTGGGAAGCCCTGGAACGTGCCCGCGTGACCCGAGATCTGAAGGAAAGTGAATCCCGGTTTCGTCAAATTGCCGATCTCATGCCCCAGGTCGTCTGGATGGCGCGGCCCGATGGGCATGTGGAATATTTCAATCAACGCTGGTATGACTTCACTGGGCGTCCGCAGCGTGAAGCAGGAGATGCAGGCTGGCTCTCCGTCCTGCACCCGGAGGATGCTCCACGCTGTTCGGAGGTCTGGTATCACTCCGTACGCACTGGGGCACCCTATGAAATACGTTACCGTTGGTATGAGCCTGCGACGCAGAATTATCGCTGGTTTTTAGGGCGTGCTGTAGCTCTGCGGGATGAGCGGGGTGAAATCGTGCGCTGGTATGGCACCTCCACCGATATCCACGATGTGGTCAAAGCCGAAGAGGCCGCCCGCCAAGCCCGGGCTGAGGCCGAGCGTGCCAGCCGTGCTAAGGATGAATTTTTAGCGGCTCTCTCTCACGAGCTGAGAACGCCGCTGACGCCTGTTTTGATGGCTGTGGAAGATCTGTGTGAAGACCCTGCACTCCCAGGCACCGTGCGTGAAACGCTGCGCATGATGCAGCGCAACGTCAGCCTCGAAGCCAGGTTGATCGACGATCTTCTCGATCTTACCCGAATCACCCACGGTAAAATGGTGCTGCGGCTCCAGGAGGGCGATGCGCATGCTTTGTTAGGCCACGCTCTCGAGATCGCGCGTGATGAAGCTCAGGCCAAAGGGCTGGTGATCACACTGGCCCTGGATGCCACACTGACTCAGATCCGTTGTGACGCTGCTCGCATCCAGCAAGTGTTTTGGAATCTGCTCAAGAATGCCGTGAAGTTCACGCCCACCAAAGGTTCCATCGCTATTCGTTCTTATGATGAAGAGGACAGTCTAGTTTTAGAGATTGTCGATTCCGGGATAGGGATTCCTGCGGATAAACTTGAGCGTATCTTCCGCCCTTTTGAACAGGCGGGTCTCACCAATGATCATCGCTTTGGTGGAATGGGCTTGGGGCTGTCTATCTCCAAGGCCATCGTGGACATGCATGAAGGCAGCATTGTGGCAGAGAGTGAAGGCGCAGACCAGGGAGCCCTCTTCCGCGTGCGCCTTCCGGCCACTCGTGGGAATGAGATCCCTTCCCCAGGCGATGAATCTGAGGGCGGGGATTCCACGGCTAAACCCGACCCTACATCGGCCTCTTCTTTACGCCTGCTGATCGTGGAGGATCATGAGCCGACATTGGCGGTGCTGAGTCGTTTGCTCAAACGTGCAGGTTATCAGGTCATCAGCGCCACATGCATCGCCCAGGCTGAAGTATTGGCCGCTAACCAAAAGTTAGATTTTGTGGTCAGCGACATCGGCCTGCCTGATGGCACCGGCATTGAGTTGATGCGTAGCCTCAAGGCTCAGTATGGGCTGCGTGGCATCGCCCTCACAGGTTATGGCATGGAAGAAGATCAGCGACAAGCCTACGACGCAGGTTTTGTAGCCCACCTGACGAAGCCCGTGGAGTTCGCCCAACTGCGCCGCCTGCTGGCTGAAATGGCGGCTGTTTGAGCAGTTCCTAGAGTCATCCCAGGGACACCAGGCAAGGTGGGTGCCTTCTTAGGCATGGAACACGCTTGAAGTTCGGTTCATGTTCGCCAGCCAGTGTGCTGATGGCCGCGCATGCATTCTCCTGCTTCTGACCACGTTCCCAAAAACTTCAACGTCACTCCCATTACTTAGCGGCCTTGAGTCTAACCTCAGGGAAAGGTCTTGGCATTTGAGGAGAATGCTGGACATTTTGGGCATGAAGTCATCCAACATCGGGTTGTGGATCGCAGGGGCAGTGATGGCCTGGTGTGGCTGGATCGCCCTGGACATGGCGA
It contains:
- a CDS encoding PAS domain-containing protein, with product MEASHLTASISPHSFSVGEHEDHVTRILESITDGFYGFDPQWRFTFVNEAAKRILSAYIESPDALLGHSYWEMFPSAHGTIIETEFLRAVREGVSVEFEVFYTPWERWFSVRGFPIRGGGLSVYFRDVTEDKAVAAALQASEERYRSLFASINDGFCVLEMIWNEDGRAVDYRFVETNLAFEKHTGLKDAHGKTIKEMNPLHEEHWFQIYGRVAKEREPVNFTEGSESLGRWFEVYAFPIGCPEQSQVAVKFTDITERLVAEREMTRLSQESRARLAELETLLEVLPVGIAIANDPQCSHIRLNAAFSKLLEVPHGGNASKTAPEGQIPQHFRVFNDDGVEVPAEQLPMQLAARDGKEIRDCELNLVFSDGRKVRLLEYVSPLFNERGESCGSVGAFLDITERRHAEQRQKFLVSLDDAVRPLSNAEDIVAISARLLGQHLRVDRCAYADIEADEDTMNILGDYTCGVGSIIGRYTFTQFGSHVLALMRANEAYVVEDIFTHEPAPEGTQSYENGQIRAVICVPLHKDGKLVASMAVHMNGPRRWTAEEVSLTQHVANRCWEALERARVTRDLKESESRFRQIADLMPQVVWMARPDGHVEYFNQRWYDFTGRPQREAGDAGWLSVLHPEDAPRCSEVWYHSVRTGAPYEIRYRWYEPATQNYRWFLGRAVALRDERGEIVRWYGTSTDIHDVVKAEEAARQARAEAERASRAKDEFLAALSHELRTPLTPVLMAVEDLCEDPALPGTVRETLRMMQRNVSLEARLIDDLLDLTRITHGKMVLRLQEGDAHALLGHALEIARDEAQAKGLVITLALDATLTQIRCDAARIQQVFWNLLKNAVKFTPTKGSIAIRSYDEEDSLVLEIVDSGIGIPADKLERIFRPFEQAGLTNDHRFGGMGLGLSISKAIVDMHEGSIVAESEGADQGALFRVRLPATRGNEIPSPGDESEGGDSTAKPDPTSASSLRLLIVEDHEPTLAVLSRLLKRAGYQVISATCIAQAEVLAANQKLDFVVSDIGLPDGTGIELMRSLKAQYGLRGIALTGYGMEEDQRQAYDAGFVAHLTKPVEFAQLRRLLAEMAAV